The following proteins come from a genomic window of Micromonospora echinofusca:
- a CDS encoding polyribonucleotide nucleotidyltransferase, whose translation MTETNLGTESRTAVIDNGSFGTREITFSTGRLARQAAGSVVAQLGETVVLSATTAGKQPKEQFDFFPLTVDVEERMYAAGRIPGSFFRREGRPSEDAILTCRLIDRPLRPSFVKGLRNEVQVVETILALDPQHPYDVVAINAASMSTKLSGLPFSGPIGATRVAHIDGQWVAFPTLEELARATFDMVVAGRSLPDGDVAIMMVEAEATPNAVTLIAGGATAPTEEIVASGLEAAKPAIRELCRAQAELAEVAAKPVAEFPVFLDYQDDVYEAVADVARAEVAEALQIAGKADREEALDRIKAKVAEELGGRFEGREKELSAAFRSLTKSEVRNRVLREQVRIDGRGPRDIRPLTAEVGVLPRVHGSALFERGETQILGVTTLNMLRMEQMVDTLSPENRKRYMHNYNFPPYSTGETGRVGSPKRREIGHGALAERALIPVLPSREEFPYAIRQVSEALGSNGSTSMGSVCASTLGLLSAGVPLKAPVAGIAMGLISDEVDGKTQYVTLTDILGAEDAFGDMDFKVAGTPEFVTALQLDTKLNGIPSDVLAAALQQAYEARQTILGVMQAAIEGPAEMSEYAPRVTTVKIPVDKIGMVIGPKGQTINAIQDETGAEISIEDDGTIYVGATNGPSAQAAVDRINGIANPTLPKAGERFLGTVVKTAAFGAFISLLPGRDGLLHISKVGDGKRVEKVEDFLNVGDRVEVEIADIDARGKIYLDKVRPEGAEAPAAGEAAGGERPAGRDRDDRAPRDRGDRERGGDRGGRGPGGGERGEGGGEGGEGGERPRRRTRRS comes from the coding sequence ATGACCGAGACCAACCTCGGCACCGAATCCCGCACCGCCGTGATCGACAACGGGTCCTTCGGCACCCGTGAGATCACCTTCTCCACCGGCCGGCTGGCCCGTCAGGCCGCCGGCTCCGTCGTCGCCCAGCTCGGCGAGACGGTCGTCCTCTCCGCCACCACCGCCGGTAAGCAGCCGAAGGAGCAGTTCGACTTCTTCCCGCTGACCGTCGACGTCGAGGAGCGGATGTACGCCGCGGGCCGCATCCCCGGCTCGTTCTTCCGCCGCGAGGGCCGCCCCAGCGAGGACGCGATCCTCACCTGCCGGCTGATCGACCGGCCGCTGCGCCCGTCCTTCGTCAAGGGCCTGCGCAACGAGGTCCAGGTCGTCGAGACCATCCTCGCGCTCGACCCGCAGCACCCCTACGACGTCGTGGCGATCAACGCCGCCTCGATGTCGACCAAGCTCTCCGGCCTGCCGTTCTCCGGCCCGATCGGGGCGACCCGGGTCGCGCACATCGACGGCCAGTGGGTCGCCTTCCCGACCCTGGAGGAACTGGCCCGGGCCACCTTCGACATGGTCGTGGCCGGCCGCTCGCTGCCGGACGGCGACGTCGCGATCATGATGGTCGAGGCCGAGGCGACGCCGAACGCCGTGACCCTGATCGCGGGCGGCGCGACCGCCCCGACCGAGGAGATCGTGGCCAGCGGCCTGGAGGCCGCGAAGCCGGCGATCCGCGAGCTGTGCCGCGCGCAGGCCGAGCTGGCCGAGGTGGCCGCCAAGCCCGTCGCCGAGTTCCCGGTCTTCCTGGACTACCAGGACGACGTCTACGAGGCGGTGGCCGACGTGGCCCGCGCCGAGGTCGCCGAGGCCCTCCAGATCGCCGGCAAGGCCGACCGCGAGGAGGCCCTGGACCGGATCAAGGCCAAGGTCGCCGAGGAGCTCGGCGGTCGCTTCGAGGGCCGGGAGAAGGAGCTCAGCGCCGCCTTCCGGTCGCTCACCAAGTCCGAGGTGCGCAACCGGGTGCTGCGCGAGCAGGTCCGCATCGACGGCCGCGGCCCGCGCGACATCCGCCCGCTGACCGCCGAGGTCGGCGTGCTGCCCCGGGTGCACGGTTCGGCGCTGTTCGAGCGTGGCGAGACCCAGATCCTGGGCGTCACCACCCTCAACATGCTGCGCATGGAGCAGATGGTGGACACGCTGTCCCCGGAGAACCGCAAGCGCTACATGCACAACTACAACTTCCCGCCGTACTCGACCGGTGAGACCGGCCGGGTCGGCTCGCCGAAGCGGCGCGAGATCGGCCACGGTGCGCTCGCCGAGCGGGCGCTGATCCCGGTGCTGCCGTCGCGCGAGGAGTTCCCGTACGCCATCCGGCAGGTCTCCGAGGCGCTCGGCTCCAACGGCTCCACCTCGATGGGCTCGGTCTGCGCCTCGACGCTGGGCCTGCTCTCCGCCGGTGTGCCGCTGAAGGCGCCGGTGGCCGGCATCGCCATGGGCCTCATCTCCGACGAGGTGGACGGCAAGACCCAGTACGTGACGCTGACCGACATTCTCGGCGCCGAGGACGCGTTCGGTGACATGGACTTCAAGGTCGCCGGCACGCCGGAGTTCGTCACCGCGCTCCAGCTCGACACCAAGCTCAACGGCATCCCGTCGGACGTGCTGGCCGCCGCGCTTCAGCAGGCGTACGAGGCCCGGCAGACCATCCTGGGTGTGATGCAGGCGGCGATCGAGGGCCCGGCCGAGATGTCGGAGTACGCCCCGCGGGTCACCACCGTCAAGATCCCGGTCGACAAGATCGGCATGGTGATCGGCCCGAAGGGGCAGACCATCAACGCGATCCAGGACGAGACCGGCGCCGAGATCTCCATCGAGGACGACGGCACCATCTACGTCGGCGCCACCAACGGCCCGTCGGCCCAGGCGGCGGTGGACCGGATCAACGGGATCGCCAACCCGACCCTGCCGAAGGCCGGGGAGCGGTTCCTCGGCACCGTGGTCAAGACCGCCGCGTTCGGCGCGTTCATCTCGCTGCTGCCGGGCCGCGACGGCCTGCTGCACATCTCCAAGGTGGGCGACGGCAAGCGGGTCGAGAAGGTCGAGGACTTCCTCAACGTCGGCGACCGGGTCGAGGTCGAGATCGCGGACATCGACGCCCGCGGCAAGATCTACCTGGACAAGGTCCGCCCGGAGGGCGCCGAGGCGCCGGCCGCAGGCGAGGCCGCCGGCGGCGAGCGTCCGGCCGGCCGGGACCGTGACGACCGGGCTCCGCGTGACCGGGGCGACCGGGAGCGCGGCGGCGACCGGGGCGGTCGTGGCCCGGGCGGCGGCGAGCGCGGCGAGGGCGGCGGCGAGGGTGGCGAGGGCGGCGAGCGTCCGCGCCGCCGCACCCGACGCAGCTGA
- the thyX gene encoding FAD-dependent thymidylate synthase, protein MVQPQVKLVAWTHFEAPDEVPWSTDAEGGQALAEFAGRACYQSWKKPNPATATNAGYLAHILEVGHLSVLEHGSVSFYFSGVSRSFTHELIRHRHFSYSQLSQRYVPERDAAMVEPSVIADDPELHKKFVEAAEASVRAYNELLEGLERRFADVENATLRRKQARQAARAVLPNATETRIVVTGNYRAWRHFIAMRATEHADVEIRELAVECLRQLQGVAPNVFADFVISALPDGTEVAASPHAELS, encoded by the coding sequence ATGGTGCAGCCCCAGGTCAAGCTCGTCGCGTGGACCCACTTCGAGGCCCCCGACGAGGTGCCGTGGTCGACCGACGCCGAGGGCGGCCAGGCGCTCGCGGAGTTCGCCGGCCGGGCCTGCTACCAGAGCTGGAAGAAGCCCAACCCGGCCACCGCCACCAACGCCGGCTACCTCGCGCACATCCTCGAGGTGGGGCACCTGAGCGTGCTGGAGCACGGCTCGGTCAGCTTCTACTTCAGCGGGGTGTCCCGCTCCTTCACCCACGAGCTGATCCGGCACCGGCACTTCTCGTACTCGCAGCTCTCGCAGCGGTACGTGCCGGAGCGCGACGCCGCCATGGTCGAGCCCTCGGTGATCGCCGACGATCCGGAGCTGCACAAGAAGTTCGTGGAGGCCGCCGAGGCGAGCGTGCGCGCGTACAACGAGCTGTTGGAGGGGCTGGAGCGGCGCTTCGCCGACGTGGAGAACGCCACGCTGCGGCGCAAGCAGGCCCGTCAGGCGGCCCGCGCCGTGCTGCCCAACGCCACCGAGACCCGCATCGTGGTCACCGGCAACTACCGGGCCTGGCGGCACTTCATCGCCATGCGCGCGACGGAGCACGCCGACGTGGAGATCCGTGAGCTGGCGGTGGAGTGCCTGCGGCAGCTCCAGGGCGTCGCCCCGAACGTCTTCGCCGACTTCGTCATCTCGGCCCTGCCCGACGGCACCGAGGTGGCGGCGAGCCCGCACGCCGAGCTGTCCTGA
- the dapB gene encoding 4-hydroxy-tetrahydrodipicolinate reductase: MSDEQEKSPDELIRVGVLGARGRMGVEVCRAVDAAADMELVAMVDQGDGLFAASDAGAEVVVDFTTPDVVMDHLHWCIDQGINAVVGTTGFTEQRLERVRGWLAHKPGVGVVIAPNFGIGAVLMMQFAARAARHFESVEIVEQHHPRKLDAPSGTATHTARLVAAARAEAGLGPVPDATKDEVAGARGADIDGVRVHAVRATGLVAHQEVLFGTVGETLTIRHDSYDRVSFMPGVLLAVRAVRTRPGLTVGLDALLD, translated from the coding sequence GTGAGTGACGAGCAGGAGAAGAGCCCGGACGAGCTGATCCGGGTCGGCGTGCTGGGCGCCCGGGGGCGCATGGGCGTCGAGGTGTGCCGGGCCGTGGACGCCGCCGCCGACATGGAACTGGTGGCCATGGTCGACCAGGGCGACGGCCTCTTCGCCGCGTCCGACGCCGGGGCCGAGGTGGTCGTCGACTTCACCACCCCCGACGTCGTGATGGACCACCTGCACTGGTGCATCGACCAGGGCATCAACGCCGTCGTCGGCACCACCGGCTTCACCGAGCAGCGGCTGGAGCGGGTGCGCGGCTGGCTGGCCCACAAGCCCGGGGTGGGCGTGGTGATCGCCCCCAACTTCGGCATCGGCGCGGTGCTGATGATGCAGTTCGCCGCCCGCGCCGCCCGGCACTTCGAGTCGGTCGAGATCGTCGAGCAGCACCATCCCCGCAAGCTGGACGCCCCCAGCGGCACCGCCACGCACACCGCGCGGCTGGTCGCTGCCGCCCGCGCCGAGGCCGGGCTCGGCCCCGTCCCGGACGCCACGAAGGACGAGGTCGCGGGCGCCCGGGGCGCCGACATCGACGGGGTACGCGTGCACGCCGTGCGCGCAACCGGGCTCGTCGCCCACCAGGAGGTGCTCTTCGGCACCGTGGGGGAGACGTTGACGATCCGGCACGACTCGTACGACCGGGTCTCGTTCATGCCGGGCGTCCTGCTGGCCGTCCGCGCGGTCCGCACCCGGCCCGGGCTGACGGTCGGCCTGGACGCCCTGCTCGACTGA
- a CDS encoding GNAT family N-acetyltransferase — translation MLTIRREEPDDAEAVARVHIHGWQAGYAGIMPEEVLRRLNVTAWAQRRRDVGTADPEHPFTTLLAEVEGALVGFTTFGPYRNNQDRGDLDAAHGEVVAMYVEPAYWGDGTARALLAAARAGLVERGWSDYRLWVLEANHRARRFYERAGLSADGERSTYPVPLAGGAAPVGLVELRYAGRLDG, via the coding sequence ATGCTCACGATCCGTCGCGAGGAGCCCGACGACGCCGAGGCGGTCGCCCGGGTGCACATCCACGGCTGGCAGGCGGGCTACGCCGGCATCATGCCCGAGGAGGTGCTGCGGCGGCTCAACGTCACGGCCTGGGCGCAGCGCCGCCGGGACGTCGGCACCGCCGACCCGGAGCACCCGTTCACCACCCTGCTCGCCGAGGTCGAGGGGGCGCTGGTCGGGTTCACGACGTTCGGCCCGTACCGCAACAACCAGGACCGGGGCGACCTCGACGCCGCGCACGGCGAGGTGGTGGCGATGTACGTCGAGCCGGCGTACTGGGGCGACGGCACGGCGCGGGCGCTGCTGGCCGCCGCCCGGGCCGGGCTGGTCGAGCGGGGCTGGTCGGACTACCGGCTCTGGGTGCTGGAGGCCAACCACCGGGCCCGCCGGTTCTACGAGCGGGCCGGGCTGTCAGCGGACGGTGAGCGCTCGACCTATCCGGTGCCGCTGGCCGGCGGGGCTGCGCCGGTCGGGCTGGTCGAGCTGCGGTACGCCGGCCGTCTCGACGGCTGA
- a CDS encoding winged helix-turn-helix domain-containing protein, producing MTAPESLSLAQARRVALAAQGFADPAPTGVPTRRHLRRVLDRVGLIQMDSVNVLQRAHYLPLYSRLGPYPTSLLDAAAYRRPRELFEYWGHEASLVPVGLHPALRWRMARARSEAWGGMRRIVEDQPDLVAWVRDEVAARGPLTAADIEHDAPRETGNWGWNWSAVKRALEFLFWAGEVTAADRTTSFARRYDLPERVLPAAVLDAPTPTGADAHRALVGIAARSLGVAAEPELRDYFRLPVAGARQAIAELVEAGELLPVAVQGWRRPAWLHAGARLPRWVRGNTLVSPFDPLVWERARTERLFDFSYRIEIYVPAAQRVHGYYVLPFLQGERFTARVDLKADRKAGVLLVPAAWGEPGVDRGETALALAAELHRLAGWLGLDAVAPPAAGDLAAPLAAALVGVAGVR from the coding sequence ATGACCGCACCGGAATCGCTCTCGCTCGCCCAGGCACGCCGGGTGGCGCTCGCCGCCCAGGGCTTCGCCGACCCCGCGCCCACCGGGGTGCCCACCCGCCGGCATCTGCGCCGGGTGCTCGACCGGGTCGGGCTGATCCAGATGGACTCGGTCAACGTGCTGCAACGGGCGCACTACCTGCCGCTCTACAGCCGTCTCGGGCCCTACCCGACGTCGCTGCTCGACGCCGCCGCCTACCGCCGCCCCCGGGAGCTGTTCGAATACTGGGGGCACGAGGCGTCGCTGGTGCCCGTCGGGCTGCACCCCGCGCTGCGCTGGCGGATGGCCCGGGCCCGCTCGGAGGCCTGGGGCGGGATGCGGCGCATCGTCGAGGATCAGCCCGACCTGGTCGCCTGGGTCCGCGACGAGGTGGCCGCCCGGGGGCCGCTCACGGCCGCCGACATCGAGCACGACGCGCCCCGGGAGACCGGCAACTGGGGGTGGAACTGGTCGGCGGTGAAGCGGGCGCTGGAGTTCCTGTTCTGGGCGGGGGAGGTGACGGCCGCCGACCGCACCACGTCGTTCGCCCGCCGCTACGACCTGCCGGAGCGGGTGCTGCCGGCCGCGGTGCTCGACGCGCCCACGCCGACCGGTGCGGATGCCCACCGCGCGCTGGTGGGCATCGCCGCGCGGTCGCTCGGGGTGGCCGCCGAGCCGGAGCTGCGCGACTATTTCCGGCTGCCGGTGGCCGGCGCCCGGCAGGCCATCGCCGAGCTGGTCGAGGCGGGTGAGCTGCTGCCGGTCGCCGTGCAGGGTTGGCGGCGGCCCGCCTGGCTGCACGCCGGGGCGCGACTGCCCCGCTGGGTGCGCGGCAACACCCTGGTCAGCCCGTTCGACCCGTTGGTCTGGGAGCGGGCGCGCACCGAGCGGCTCTTCGACTTCAGCTACCGCATCGAGATCTACGTGCCGGCGGCGCAGCGGGTGCACGGCTACTACGTGCTGCCCTTCCTCCAGGGGGAGCGGTTCACCGCCCGGGTCGACCTGAAGGCCGACCGGAAGGCCGGCGTGCTGCTGGTGCCGGCCGCGTGGGGCGAGCCGGGCGTCGACCGGGGCGAGACCGCCCTGGCGCTCGCCGCCGAGCTGCACCGCCTCGCCGGCTGGCTGGGGCTCGACGCGGTGGCCCCGCCCGCCGCCGGCGACCTGGCCGCGCCGCTGGCCGCCGCGCTGGTGGGCGTGGCCGGTGTACGGTGA
- a CDS encoding GNAT family N-acetyltransferase — translation MALGYVRPARPEDAGEIARIQLATWRVAYRRILPRHVLDNLDEAWLARRWSAAVQEPPSGAHRVLVAVEQAEQSYLVGFAASGPADAEALAPGEPAEVLGPDVAAVTDLLVEPRWGRRGHGSRLLAATVDLWRADGFTRALAWAFDGDAATRKFLTSTGWELDGAARALDVEDMLVGQVRLHVAVPGDADPADATPAEATLPDLRPDESSPVTPGD, via the coding sequence ATGGCTCTCGGGTACGTCCGCCCGGCGCGTCCGGAAGACGCCGGCGAGATCGCACGCATCCAACTCGCGACCTGGCGGGTCGCCTATCGCCGGATCCTGCCCCGGCACGTGCTCGACAACCTGGACGAGGCGTGGCTCGCCCGTCGGTGGAGCGCGGCCGTGCAGGAGCCGCCCTCCGGCGCCCATCGGGTGCTGGTCGCCGTCGAACAGGCCGAGCAATCGTATCTGGTGGGCTTCGCCGCCTCCGGTCCGGCCGACGCCGAGGCGCTCGCGCCGGGCGAGCCGGCGGAGGTCCTCGGGCCGGACGTCGCGGCGGTGACGGACCTGCTGGTGGAGCCGCGCTGGGGCCGGCGGGGGCACGGCAGCCGGCTGCTCGCCGCGACCGTCGACCTGTGGCGTGCCGACGGGTTCACCCGCGCGCTGGCGTGGGCCTTCGACGGCGACGCGGCGACCCGGAAGTTCCTCACCAGCACCGGCTGGGAGCTCGACGGGGCGGCCCGCGCGCTGGACGTGGAGGACATGCTCGTCGGGCAGGTACGCCTGCACGTGGCGGTGCCCGGTGACGCGGACCCGGCGGACGCGACGCCCGCCGAGGCGACGCTGCCGGACCTGCGGCCCGACGAGTCGTCGCCCGTGACGCCCGGGGACTGA
- a CDS encoding GNAT family N-acetyltransferase: MIESGLSDRAGRRVTLRPVDDDNWRAVADVAPRDDQRAWVAALAARYLLLTMRSDVWNSLAVYADDTVVGHVMWGVDDDGSRWIGGMVIDAAEQDRGVGRAAVRTLAAWLGDQDGGHPVRLSYHPENAQAARLYTSLGFVPTGAMEDDELVVELLPSARG, translated from the coding sequence ATGATCGAATCTGGACTCTCCGACCGGGCCGGGCGCCGGGTCACCCTGCGCCCCGTGGACGACGACAACTGGCGGGCGGTGGCCGATGTCGCCCCGCGCGACGACCAGCGCGCGTGGGTCGCGGCGCTGGCCGCCCGCTACCTGCTGCTGACCATGCGTTCCGACGTGTGGAACTCGCTGGCGGTGTACGCGGACGACACCGTCGTCGGGCACGTCATGTGGGGCGTCGACGACGACGGGTCGCGCTGGATCGGCGGCATGGTGATCGACGCGGCCGAGCAGGACCGGGGCGTCGGCCGGGCGGCCGTGCGCACCCTGGCCGCGTGGCTGGGCGACCAGGACGGCGGACACCCCGTCCGGCTCTCCTACCACCCCGAGAACGCCCAGGCCGCCCGCCTCTACACGAGCCTCGGCTTCGTGCCCACGGGGGCGATGGAGGACGACGAGCTGGTCGTCGAGCTCCTGCCGTCCGCGCGGGGCTGA
- a CDS encoding DUF2752 domain-containing protein: protein MSDVTSVDGPASPSHPQTGGLDAPPQAGPAAPAGGLPTDQAPPHPGSPYPDSPHPGVPYPGSDHPGSPYPGAAAYPVAEPDRLTRFVVRLYDRSPRWAVPLAALGCVAAGIGYALISDPTRSAPDAAPTCLLKLTTGLDCPGCGGTRALWYVLHGDLPAAARHHFLFVFALPFLAYLFVAWAGKQAFGWRLPELRISSRVIGVFLAAWLAFTILRNLPWAPFTSLYV, encoded by the coding sequence GTGAGCGACGTGACGAGCGTTGACGGACCGGCCTCCCCGTCGCATCCGCAGACGGGCGGGCTCGACGCCCCGCCCCAGGCGGGCCCGGCGGCACCGGCCGGCGGACTGCCCACGGACCAGGCGCCACCCCACCCGGGTTCGCCCTATCCGGATTCGCCCCACCCCGGGGTGCCCTATCCGGGTTCGGACCATCCGGGTTCGCCCTATCCGGGGGCGGCGGCCTACCCCGTCGCCGAGCCGGACCGGCTCACCCGCTTCGTCGTCCGCCTCTACGACCGCTCACCGCGCTGGGCCGTGCCGCTGGCCGCGCTCGGCTGCGTCGCCGCCGGCATCGGCTACGCGCTGATCAGCGACCCCACGCGCTCCGCGCCGGACGCCGCGCCGACCTGCCTGCTCAAGCTCACCACCGGGCTGGACTGCCCGGGCTGCGGCGGCACCCGCGCGCTCTGGTACGTCCTGCACGGCGACCTGCCGGCCGCCGCCCGGCACCACTTCCTCTTCGTCTTCGCGCTGCCCTTCCTGGCCTACCTCTTCGTCGCCTGGGCCGGGAAGCAGGCGTTCGGCTGGCGCCTGCCCGAGCTGCGGATCAGCTCCCGGGTGATCGGCGTCTTCCTGGCCGCCTGGCTCGCCTTCACGATCCTGCGCAACCTGCCCTGGGCGCCCTTCACCTCCCTCTACGTCTGA
- a CDS encoding VOC family protein has translation MFTDTRAWSSFSVDDTGQAERFYTDTLGLRVSRDDDMGGLLTLHLAGGRDVMVYPKADHTPAAYTVLNFPVEDVGRAVDELTARGVRFARYPAMPQDERGIMRDNGPTIAWFTDPAGNILSVIEEG, from the coding sequence ATGTTCACGGACACGAGGGCGTGGAGCAGTTTCTCGGTGGACGACACCGGGCAGGCCGAGCGGTTCTACACCGACACGCTCGGTCTGCGGGTGTCGCGCGACGACGACATGGGCGGCCTGCTGACGCTGCACCTGGCCGGCGGCCGGGACGTCATGGTCTATCCGAAGGCGGACCACACCCCGGCGGCCTACACGGTCCTCAACTTCCCCGTCGAGGACGTCGGCCGGGCCGTCGACGAGCTGACCGCGCGCGGGGTCCGTTTCGCGCGCTATCCCGCGATGCCCCAGGACGAGCGGGGCATCATGCGCGACAACGGGCCGACCATCGCGTGGTTCACCGACCCGGCCGGCAACATCCTGTCGGTGATCGAGGAGGGCTGA
- a CDS encoding glycosyltransferase 87 family protein: MAQGARRTIGQVTGVVALAVAVTAFLSVAAVRHGFFDLKVYYGALTWWVHDGGEIYDFLKPGTQYGFTYPPFAALVMLPMAYLPWTAAIAVSVAASVVVTAVLFWWLVDPISRRCGWTRWFALAVALCLAAAYEPMRETVNFGQVNMLLLFLVAIDLLRLLPAGSRWAGVGIGLATAIKLTPGIFIVYLLVTRRWRAAVTSMAAAAGTTLLAAALFPDASREFWTEALWNTGRVGELAFVSNQSLRGVVARLNPEHPSTLAWLALVLATLALWAWRSRAAVAAGDEATGLALTGAVMCLVSPVTWVHHLVWLLPALILLVDNGTAAPTGSRRRRVLLGAAIVGYGLLISRIVWAWEKDFTGLDGFLGSNTYVWISLALLAFLPIRRWAEPAGSAVETAGVPQLDQPDRRSPAGQRHRIGRALTVR, translated from the coding sequence GTGGCGCAGGGTGCCAGAAGGACGATCGGGCAGGTCACCGGCGTCGTCGCGCTCGCCGTCGCGGTGACCGCCTTCCTGTCCGTGGCGGCCGTCCGGCACGGCTTCTTCGACCTCAAGGTCTACTACGGCGCGCTGACCTGGTGGGTGCACGACGGCGGGGAGATCTACGACTTCCTCAAGCCCGGCACCCAGTACGGCTTCACGTACCCGCCCTTCGCCGCCCTGGTGATGCTGCCCATGGCGTACCTGCCGTGGACGGCGGCGATCGCGGTCAGCGTGGCGGCCAGCGTGGTGGTGACCGCCGTGCTGTTCTGGTGGCTGGTCGACCCGATCTCCCGCCGCTGCGGCTGGACCCGCTGGTTCGCCCTCGCCGTGGCGCTCTGCCTGGCCGCCGCGTACGAGCCGATGCGCGAGACGGTCAACTTCGGCCAGGTCAACATGCTGCTGCTCTTCCTGGTCGCGATCGACCTGCTCCGGCTGCTGCCGGCCGGCAGCCGGTGGGCGGGCGTGGGCATCGGCCTGGCCACCGCGATCAAGCTGACCCCGGGCATCTTCATCGTCTACCTGCTGGTCACCCGCCGCTGGCGGGCCGCGGTCACCTCGATGGCCGCCGCGGCCGGCACGACGCTGCTGGCCGCCGCGCTCTTCCCGGACGCCTCGCGGGAGTTCTGGACGGAGGCGCTGTGGAACACCGGCCGGGTCGGTGAGCTGGCCTTCGTCTCCAACCAGTCGCTGCGCGGCGTGGTCGCCCGGCTGAACCCGGAACACCCGAGCACCCTGGCCTGGTTGGCCCTGGTGCTCGCCACCCTGGCGCTGTGGGCCTGGCGCTCCCGCGCCGCCGTGGCCGCCGGCGACGAGGCGACCGGCCTGGCGCTCACCGGCGCGGTGATGTGCCTGGTCAGCCCGGTCACCTGGGTGCACCACCTGGTCTGGCTGCTGCCCGCGCTGATCCTGCTGGTGGACAACGGGACGGCCGCGCCCACGGGCAGCCGCCGGCGCCGCGTCCTGCTGGGCGCCGCGATCGTCGGGTACGGCCTCCTGATCAGCCGGATCGTCTGGGCCTGGGAGAAGGACTTCACCGGCCTCGACGGCTTCCTCGGCAGCAACACCTACGTCTGGATCAGCCTGGCGCTGCTGGCGTTCCTGCCCATCCGTCGCTGGGCGGAGCCGGCCGGGTCAGCCGTCGAGACGGCCGGCGTACCGCAGCTCGACCAGCCCGACCGGCGCAGCCCCGCCGGCCAGCGGCACCGGATAGGTCGAGCGCTCACCGTCCGCTGA
- a CDS encoding M16 family metallopeptidase, with amino-acid sequence MSRAVSAPFPPDRRGVASVPGPAGALRRSTGAARSGGAARAVTRTISDDPLGGTVRRTVLPSGLRVLTEAIPAMRSVSFGVWVAVGSRDETGPQAGAAHFLEHLLFKGTNKRSALDISAEIEAVGGETNAFTTKEYTCYYARVLDEDLPLAIDVMCDAVADSLLEPADVETERGVILEEIAMHDDEPGDEVHDLFARAAYGDHPLGRLISGTEETVTPMTRRQIQGFYRRHYTPSRIVVAAAGNLDHATVVKLVRQALRGTPLDTDPAAPASHRSATPAVRTKPATTLVEPKETEQAHVILGCPGIDRLDERRFALGVLNNILGGGMSSRLFQEIRERRGLAYSVYSYASQYADTGLFAVYAGCAPGKVDEVLELTRAELARVAADGLTEAEVARGKGMSKGSFVLGLEDTGSRMSRLAKGELLYGHLMPVDELLGRVDAVTVADVNTLAAELLSRPMSLAVVGPFGANDFATR; translated from the coding sequence GTGAGTCGGGCCGTCAGCGCGCCGTTTCCGCCGGATCGACGGGGGGTGGCGTCCGTCCCGGGCCCCGCGGGGGCCTTGCGCCGCAGCACCGGAGCGGCCCGCTCCGGCGGCGCCGCACGGGCGGTGACCCGCACGATCAGCGACGACCCGCTGGGCGGCACGGTACGGCGTACCGTGCTGCCCAGCGGGCTGCGCGTGCTCACCGAGGCGATCCCGGCGATGCGCAGCGTCTCGTTCGGCGTCTGGGTCGCGGTCGGCTCGCGCGACGAGACCGGCCCGCAGGCCGGCGCGGCGCACTTCCTGGAGCACCTGCTGTTCAAGGGCACCAACAAGCGCAGCGCGCTCGACATCTCCGCCGAGATCGAGGCGGTGGGCGGCGAGACCAACGCCTTCACCACCAAGGAATACACCTGCTACTACGCCCGCGTGCTGGACGAGGACCTGCCGCTGGCCATCGACGTCATGTGCGACGCGGTCGCCGACTCGCTGCTGGAGCCGGCCGACGTGGAGACCGAGCGGGGCGTGATCCTCGAGGAGATCGCCATGCACGACGACGAGCCCGGCGACGAGGTGCACGACCTCTTCGCCCGCGCCGCCTACGGCGACCACCCGCTGGGCCGGCTGATCTCCGGCACCGAGGAGACCGTCACCCCGATGACCCGGCGGCAGATCCAGGGCTTCTACCGCCGCCACTACACGCCGTCGCGGATCGTCGTCGCCGCCGCCGGCAACCTCGACCACGCCACGGTGGTCAAGCTGGTCCGCCAGGCGCTGCGCGGCACCCCGCTGGACACCGACCCGGCGGCGCCCGCGTCGCACCGGTCGGCCACCCCGGCCGTACGCACGAAGCCCGCCACCACGCTGGTGGAGCCGAAGGAGACCGAGCAGGCGCACGTCATCCTCGGCTGCCCCGGCATCGACCGGCTCGACGAGCGGCGCTTCGCCCTCGGCGTGCTCAACAACATCCTCGGCGGCGGCATGTCGAGCCGGCTGTTCCAGGAGATCCGCGAGCGGCGCGGCCTCGCCTACTCGGTCTACTCCTACGCCAGCCAGTACGCCGACACCGGCCTCTTCGCCGTCTACGCCGGCTGCGCGCCCGGCAAGGTCGACGAGGTGCTGGAGCTGACCCGGGCGGAACTCGCGCGGGTGGCGGCCGACGGCCTGACCGAGGCCGAGGTGGCCCGGGGCAAGGGGATGAGCAAGGGCTCGTTCGTGCTGGGCCTGGAGGACACGGGCTCGCGGATGAGCCGGCTCGCCAAGGGCGAGCTGCTCTACGGCCACCTGATGCCGGTCGACGAGCTGCTCGGCCGGGTCGACGCGGTCACCGTGGCCGACGTCAACACCCTGGCCGCCGAGCTGCTGAGCCGGCCGATGTCGCTGGCCGTGGTCGGCCCGTTCGGCGCGAACGACTTCGCCACCCGCTGA